Proteins encoded within one genomic window of Rhodobacteraceae bacterium LMO-JJ12:
- a CDS encoding AFG1 family ATPase → MTRDIAEEYAARVAAGTLTPDPAQVAVLPELERVRQALAKPVRKGWFGKVKVEPVRGLYLWGGVGRGKSMLMDLFVDCLGDVPVRRVHFHGFMQEIHEAMHKARKEGVEDALMPAARAVIDSVRCLAFDEMQISDITDAMIVGRLFEALLGAGVAIVTTSNRAPDELYKDGLNRQLFLPFIDLLKEQMEVRELASATDYRQDRLEGQPVYFTPNDGAARAAMDAIWQDLTGGRSERLVLKVKGREVEIPGFHNGVARASFYDLCGRMLGPGDYLALAQEVKVLLIDAIPRLSRSNFNEAKRFVTLVDALYEADVRLIASAASEPEMLYVEGEGTFEFERTASRLREMQSDGWGAEQDSAG, encoded by the coding sequence ATGACGCGCGATATTGCCGAGGAATATGCCGCCCGCGTGGCGGCGGGAACGCTGACGCCTGATCCGGCGCAGGTGGCGGTTTTGCCCGAGTTGGAACGGGTGCGCCAGGCGCTTGCCAAACCTGTCAGAAAGGGTTGGTTCGGCAAGGTCAAGGTGGAGCCTGTTCGCGGGCTATACCTCTGGGGCGGGGTTGGGCGCGGCAAGTCGATGCTGATGGATTTGTTTGTCGATTGTCTGGGCGATGTTCCGGTGCGGCGGGTGCATTTTCATGGCTTCATGCAAGAGATTCACGAGGCGATGCACAAGGCGCGCAAGGAGGGTGTGGAAGATGCGTTGATGCCCGCTGCGAGAGCGGTGATTGACAGCGTGCGATGCCTTGCGTTCGACGAAATGCAGATCAGCGATATCACCGATGCGATGATTGTAGGGCGGCTTTTCGAGGCGTTGCTTGGGGCGGGTGTTGCCATTGTTACCACGTCGAACCGCGCACCGGATGAGCTTTATAAAGACGGGCTGAACCGGCAGTTGTTTCTGCCCTTCATTGATCTGTTGAAGGAGCAGATGGAGGTGCGCGAGTTGGCCAGCGCAACCGACTATCGTCAGGATCGTTTGGAGGGGCAGCCGGTCTATTTCACGCCCAATGATGGCGCGGCGCGGGCGGCGATGGATGCGATCTGGCAGGATCTCACCGGCGGGAGGAGTGAGCGGCTGGTGTTGAAGGTGAAGGGCCGGGAGGTGGAGATTCCCGGGTTTCACAATGGCGTGGCGCGGGCGAGTTTTTATGACCTTTGCGGTCGGATGCTGGGACCGGGGGATTACCTGGCGCTGGCGCAGGAGGTCAAGGTTCTGTTGATCGACGCGATCCCGCGCCTGTCGCGCAGCAATTTCAACGAGGCGAAGCGGTTCGTGACATTGGTTGATGCCTTGTATGAGGCCGATGTGCGGCTGATCGCCAGTGCGGCGTCGGAGCCGGAAATGCTCTATGTCGAGGGCGAGGGCACGTTTGAGTTTGAGCGCACGGCGAGTCGGTTGCGGGAGATGCAGTCGGACGGTTGGGGTGCGGAGCAGGACTCAGCAGGCTGA
- a CDS encoding LysM peptidoglycan-binding domain-containing protein, which yields MLRMFVIAGGFLAITLALLALQPGTPPQDAFLHASEPDSSDRAPSPVVNQVQVSRAENDLDLVSTLGTTSAASLNASPLGSAIAQPSAPAPEAGNADMATLSASVLSGLGKSSPTAPATGEPDALRDMTADVLASLTAARTPSLIPQARNLEALIAQALHQGQPDAYLDAILNEAAIAGQITVPDALLTDTGKLDTATLLATLVTKSKPANDAAIPPKTFADGAGVEVRVVQRAGQTIHYSFYTVQSGDSLGAIAHKFYGDARLYKTIYEANRTFLSTPNAIRPGQRLTIPNPGTS from the coding sequence ATGCTTCGCATGTTCGTCATCGCCGGGGGCTTTCTGGCAATCACCCTCGCTTTGCTTGCTCTGCAACCGGGCACCCCGCCACAAGACGCATTCCTCCATGCTTCCGAACCTGACAGCTCAGATCGCGCGCCCTCCCCGGTCGTCAATCAGGTTCAGGTCAGCCGCGCTGAAAACGATCTCGACCTCGTGTCTACGCTTGGCACCACATCCGCCGCATCGCTCAATGCCTCCCCCCTCGGTTCCGCCATCGCCCAACCCTCCGCGCCCGCGCCCGAAGCTGGCAACGCGGACATGGCCACGCTCAGCGCCAGCGTGCTTTCCGGCCTTGGCAAATCCTCCCCGACCGCGCCCGCCACCGGCGAACCCGACGCGCTGCGCGACATGACCGCCGATGTGCTGGCCTCACTCACGGCCGCCCGCACACCTTCCCTGATACCCCAAGCCCGAAATCTCGAAGCGCTGATTGCCCAGGCCCTGCACCAGGGGCAGCCCGACGCCTATCTCGACGCCATTCTCAACGAAGCCGCCATAGCCGGGCAGATCACCGTGCCCGACGCGCTTCTCACCGACACCGGCAAGCTCGACACCGCCACGCTTCTGGCAACGCTGGTCACCAAATCCAAACCCGCCAATGACGCCGCGATCCCGCCCAAAACCTTCGCTGATGGCGCTGGCGTCGAGGTGCGCGTGGTCCAGCGCGCCGGGCAAACCATTCACTATAGTTTCTACACAGTTCAAAGCGGCGACAGCCTCGGCGCGATCGCGCACAAGTTTTACGGCGACGCGCGCCTCTACAAGACGATCTACGAGGCCAACCGCACTTTTCTTTCAACCCCCAACGCTATTCGCCCGGGTCAGCGCCTGACCATCCCCAACCCCGGCACATCCTGA
- a CDS encoding rhodanese-like domain-containing protein has protein sequence MQRLLRLAVAIGLSIATPLVAQEVQITPDVASRNIVLNGHELIIARIQDTAHHLNPELTKTSRPCPPFCISPVSAAPGVATIGELEVMDFLETSVASNQGLLIDSRVPEWFRKGTIPGAVNVPFSTLDAANPYRDDILKALGAQKSDTEWDFSNALALTVFCNGPWDAQSARAVQNLIQAGYPPEKIQYYRGGMQLWALLGLTIHQPTS, from the coding sequence ATGCAGCGCCTTTTGCGCCTCGCCGTCGCTATCGGCTTGTCCATCGCCACGCCCCTCGTCGCCCAGGAAGTCCAGATCACGCCCGACGTGGCATCGCGCAACATCGTGCTGAACGGCCACGAACTGATTATTGCGCGAATTCAGGACACTGCGCACCACCTCAACCCCGAATTGACCAAAACCTCGCGCCCCTGCCCGCCGTTCTGCATCTCTCCAGTGTCGGCAGCGCCCGGCGTGGCGACCATTGGCGAGCTCGAGGTGATGGATTTTCTCGAAACCAGCGTCGCCTCGAACCAAGGGCTTCTGATCGACAGCCGGGTGCCGGAATGGTTCCGCAAAGGCACGATCCCCGGCGCGGTCAACGTGCCGTTTTCCACGCTCGATGCCGCCAACCCCTACCGCGATGATATCCTCAAGGCGCTGGGCGCCCAGAAGTCCGATACCGAGTGGGATTTCTCCAACGCGCTGGCTCTGACCGTGTTTTGTAACGGACCATGGGACGCCCAAAGCGCACGCGCCGTCCAAAACCTGATACAGGCCGGTTACCCCCCCGAGAAAATCCAATATTATCGTGGTGGCATGCAGCTTTGGGCGCTGCTCGGGCTCACCATTCACCAACCAACAAGCTGA
- a CDS encoding bifunctional folylpolyglutamate synthase/dihydrofolate synthase — protein sequence MNPGSDAILARMMALHPKIIDLTLDRMWRLLDALGNPQNDLPPVIHIAGTNGKGSTQAMIRAGLEGSRHRVHAYTSPHLARFHERIRLAGDLIEESALTAVLDECYAANESGNITYFEITTCAAFLAMARTPADYTILEVGLGGRLDATNVIEKPALTIITPVSIDHEQYLGDTLAKIAFEKAGILKRGVPCVVGPQPDEAMEVIEARAAALGAPLIAQAQHWHAYEERERLIFQDETGLLDLPLPALPGAHQIDNAGAALAALRTLKTGSPEAAMQNTHWPARLQRLRSGPLTDSAPEIELWLDGGHNAAAGQALARHLSGLPKRPTHLICGMLNTKDIAGYLTPMAPHIQSLTAVSIPGEAATLPAEETASAARTCGIQAQTAENVQAALTSIATQDPHARVLICGSLYLAGMVLRTNA from the coding sequence ATGAACCCCGGCTCCGACGCCATCCTGGCCCGGATGATGGCGCTACACCCCAAGATCATCGACCTCACGCTTGATCGCATGTGGCGTCTGCTCGACGCATTGGGCAACCCCCAAAACGACTTGCCCCCGGTCATCCATATCGCTGGCACCAACGGCAAAGGTTCAACCCAGGCGATGATCCGCGCCGGGCTTGAAGGCTCGCGCCACCGCGTCCACGCCTATACCTCGCCACATCTCGCGCGTTTTCACGAACGCATCCGCCTCGCGGGCGATCTGATCGAAGAAAGCGCCCTCACCGCCGTGCTTGATGAATGCTACGCCGCAAACGAGAGCGGCAATATCACCTACTTCGAGATCACCACCTGCGCCGCCTTCCTCGCCATGGCCCGCACCCCGGCGGATTACACGATCCTCGAAGTCGGCCTCGGCGGGCGGCTCGACGCCACCAACGTGATCGAAAAACCCGCCCTCACCATCATTACACCGGTGTCAATCGACCACGAACAATATCTCGGCGACACGCTGGCCAAGATCGCCTTCGAGAAGGCCGGCATCCTCAAACGTGGTGTGCCTTGCGTCGTCGGCCCGCAACCGGATGAAGCGATGGAAGTGATCGAAGCCCGCGCCGCTGCTCTCGGCGCGCCGCTGATTGCCCAGGCCCAGCATTGGCACGCCTACGAGGAACGCGAACGCTTGATCTTTCAGGACGAAACCGGCCTTCTCGACCTGCCTTTGCCCGCACTACCCGGCGCGCATCAGATCGACAACGCCGGTGCCGCTTTGGCCGCCCTGCGCACGCTCAAAACCGGATCGCCCGAAGCTGCCATGCAAAACACTCATTGGCCCGCCCGCCTGCAACGCCTGCGCTCTGGCCCCCTCACCGACAGCGCGCCCGAAATCGAGCTTTGGCTCGATGGCGGCCACAACGCCGCCGCCGGTCAGGCCCTCGCGCGCCACCTCTCCGGCTTGCCCAAACGCCCGACGCATCTGATCTGCGGCATGCTCAATACCAAGGATATCGCAGGCTACCTGACCCCGATGGCGCCCCATATCCAGAGCCTCACCGCCGTGTCGATCCCCGGCGAGGCCGCCACCCTACCCGCCGAAGAAACCGCCAGCGCCGCCCGCACTTGCGGCATCCAAGCGCAAACCGCAGAAAACGTTCAAGCCGCCCTCACCTCCATCGCCACCCAAGATCCCCACGCGCGCGTGCTGATCTGTGGCTCACTCTACCTTGCCGGAATGGTCCTGCGTACAAACGCCTGA
- the accD gene encoding acetyl-CoA carboxylase, carboxyltransferase subunit beta, whose translation MNWITNYVRPRINSIFSRRDTPENLWQKCDECGTMLFHRELTDNLNVCTSCGHHMAITPRNRFAALFDGGVFTEVAVPDVPEDPLKFRDQKRYPDRMRAAQKATGEKEAMLVVEGEIGRTPIVAAAQDFAFMGGSMGMYVGNAIIAAAERAVKLKRPLILFSAAGGARMQEGILSLMQMPRTTVAVQMLKEAGLPYIVVLTHPTTGGVTASYAMLGDIQIAEPNALICFAGPRVIEQTLGERLPEGFQRAEYLLDHGMLDRVTPRPQLRDELISITRMLLGLDPAIAGELPAPEAEADTEAEPQAAAKATPPEKEAKPPAKPAAKK comes from the coding sequence ATGAACTGGATCACCAACTACGTTCGCCCCCGGATCAACTCGATCTTTTCGCGTCGCGATACGCCGGAAAACCTGTGGCAGAAGTGCGATGAATGCGGCACGATGCTGTTTCACCGCGAGCTGACGGACAATCTCAACGTCTGCACCTCTTGCGGCCATCACATGGCAATCACCCCGCGCAACCGCTTCGCAGCCCTGTTTGATGGTGGCGTCTTCACCGAAGTAGCCGTGCCCGATGTTCCCGAAGACCCGCTCAAGTTCCGCGATCAGAAACGCTATCCCGACCGGATGAGAGCCGCCCAGAAAGCCACCGGCGAAAAAGAAGCGATGTTGGTGGTCGAAGGCGAAATAGGTCGCACCCCCATCGTCGCCGCAGCCCAGGATTTCGCCTTCATGGGCGGCTCGATGGGCATGTATGTCGGCAATGCCATCATCGCCGCCGCCGAACGCGCGGTAAAGCTAAAGCGCCCGCTCATCCTGTTCTCCGCCGCCGGTGGCGCGCGTATGCAGGAAGGCATCCTGTCGCTCATGCAGATGCCGCGCACCACCGTCGCCGTGCAGATGCTCAAAGAGGCCGGGCTGCCCTATATCGTGGTGCTCACCCATCCCACCACCGGCGGGGTGACTGCGTCTTATGCCATGCTGGGCGACATCCAGATCGCCGAGCCCAATGCGCTGATCTGCTTTGCCGGGCCGCGCGTCATCGAACAAACCCTTGGCGAACGACTACCCGAAGGGTTCCAACGCGCCGAGTATCTTCTCGATCACGGCATGCTCGACCGGGTCACACCGCGCCCGCAATTGCGTGACGAACTGATCTCGATCACCCGCATGCTGCTGGGCCTCGATCCCGCCATCGCCGGCGAGTTGCCCGCACCCGAGGCCGAGGCGGATACCGAAGCCGAGCCACAAGCCGCCGCCAAAGCGACGCCGCCTGAAAAGGAAGCGAAGCCGCCTGCCAAACCTGCCGCGAAAAAATGA
- a CDS encoding substrate-binding domain-containing protein, which yields MSFTKLSVSALTFVSVFATTAAARDEIRIVGSSTVFPYTQAVAEQFANNTGASSPIVESTGTGGGMKIFCGGIGEQHPDITGASRAMKASEYELCQQNGVTEISEALIGFDGLSMAVSRANDFDWSLSLGEVYLALGAQVPVDGAWTDNPYKMWNEINPDLPAVEILAYGPPPTSGTRDAWVELAMHAGCEELDFVKDGGFDGDWVEENCSRMRVDGPFVEAGENDNLIVQRLNADPNALGIFGYSFLFENLDNLKGVKIDGVEPDMNTIADKSYPVSRPLYFYVKNAHRGVIANLDEFIEEYMSDDALEAGGYLSERGLVALADARRTELQDAVLSGASMTAPK from the coding sequence ATGTCTTTCACCAAGCTTTCCGTGTCGGCGCTGACATTTGTCAGCGTGTTCGCCACCACCGCCGCCGCGCGTGACGAAATTCGCATTGTGGGGTCTTCCACCGTGTTCCCGTACACCCAGGCTGTTGCCGAACAATTTGCCAACAATACCGGCGCATCATCGCCGATCGTCGAATCCACCGGCACCGGTGGCGGCATGAAGATTTTCTGCGGCGGTATCGGCGAACAGCATCCCGACATCACCGGCGCGTCGCGTGCCATGAAGGCCTCGGAATACGAGCTTTGCCAACAGAACGGCGTGACTGAGATCTCGGAAGCTCTGATCGGTTTTGATGGCCTGTCGATGGCCGTGTCGCGCGCCAACGATTTTGATTGGAGCCTGAGCCTGGGTGAAGTCTATCTCGCGCTTGGCGCCCAGGTGCCGGTTGATGGTGCGTGGACAGACAACCCCTACAAGATGTGGAACGAGATCAACCCCGATCTGCCTGCGGTCGAGATTCTGGCATACGGCCCGCCGCCGACTTCTGGGACGCGTGACGCCTGGGTCGAATTGGCCATGCATGCCGGGTGTGAAGAGCTGGACTTTGTCAAGGATGGCGGTTTCGACGGTGACTGGGTTGAAGAGAACTGCTCGCGTATGCGCGTGGACGGGCCGTTTGTTGAAGCCGGGGAGAACGACAATCTGATCGTTCAGCGCCTGAACGCCGATCCGAACGCTCTCGGCATTTTCGGCTACTCGTTCCTTTTTGAGAACCTCGACAACCTGAAGGGCGTGAAGATCGACGGCGTCGAGCCGGATATGAACACCATCGCCGACAAGTCCTATCCGGTGTCCCGCCCGCTCTACTTCTATGTCAAGAACGCCCATCGTGGTGTCATTGCCAACCTCGACGAGTTCATCGAGGAATACATGTCGGATGATGCGCTGGAAGCTGGCGGCTATCTGTCCGAGCGTGGCCTGGTAGCGTTGGCTGACGCACGCCGCACCGAATTGCAAGATGCGGTTCTGAGCGGTGCGTCGATGACTGCCCCGAAGTGA